From Solwaraspora sp. WMMD1047, the proteins below share one genomic window:
- a CDS encoding DUF3039 domain-containing protein: protein MSTEVLERPEVKDADTGPEMFHYVRKEKIAESAVMGTFVIALCGETFPVTKAAKPGSPVCPRCKEIYDSMRD, encoded by the coding sequence GTGAGCACCGAGGTTCTCGAGCGTCCAGAGGTCAAGGATGCCGACACCGGGCCGGAGATGTTCCATTACGTCCGGAAAGAGAAGATCGCAGAGAGCGCGGTCATGGGAACCTTCGTGATCGCTCTCTGCGGGGAGACCTTCCCCGTCACCAAGGCGGCGAAGCCCGGCTCGCCGGTCTGCCCGCGGTGCAAGGAGATCTACGACTCGATGCGCGACTGA
- a CDS encoding DEAD/DEAH box helicase produces the protein MVARSPVTEAFPSLRGWQRKALVTYLRRRSDDFLAVATPGAGKTTFALRIAVELLADRTVEAVTVVAPTEHLKAQWAAAAARVGVQLDSAFRNADLHSATDFHGAVVTYAQVGMAPHVHRRRTMTRRTLVILDEIHHAGDSRSWGDGVKAAFEPAVRRLMLTGTPFRSDDNPIPFVTYERGNDGLQRSRADSVYGYADALRDGVVRPVLFLAYSGETRWRTNAGDELAARLGEPMTQDLIAQAWRTALDPAGDWMPQVLRAADARLRILREAGMADAAGLVIASDQQAARAYGRLIERLTGERAVVVLSDDAGASARIAAFAESDQRWMVAVRMVSEGVDIPRLAVGVYATSASTPLYFAQAIGRFVRARRPGETASVFLPSVPHLLGLASEMETERDHVLGQPKNPDGLDDELLDRAQRSEQASGELEKRFEALSATAELDQVIFDGASFGTAAQAGTPEEEEYLGLPGLLTADQVAVLLNKRQAEQLAAQRRRSAGEPPAVPRQPEPQPMNAAQRRVALRRQLNALVAAHHHRTNLPHGKIHAELRRICGGPPSAQATIEQLEERIATVQTL, from the coding sequence TTGGTTGCCCGGTCCCCGGTGACGGAAGCATTTCCCAGCCTGCGCGGATGGCAGCGCAAGGCGCTGGTGACCTATCTGCGCCGTCGGTCCGACGACTTTCTCGCGGTGGCCACCCCGGGCGCCGGCAAGACCACCTTCGCCCTCCGGATCGCCGTCGAACTGCTCGCCGACCGGACCGTCGAGGCGGTCACGGTCGTCGCGCCCACCGAACACCTCAAGGCCCAGTGGGCCGCGGCCGCCGCCCGGGTCGGGGTCCAACTCGACTCGGCGTTCCGCAACGCCGACCTGCACTCGGCCACCGACTTCCACGGTGCCGTGGTGACGTACGCCCAGGTCGGCATGGCCCCGCACGTGCACCGGCGGCGCACCATGACCCGGCGGACGCTGGTGATCCTGGACGAGATCCACCACGCCGGCGACTCACGCTCCTGGGGCGACGGCGTGAAGGCTGCCTTCGAGCCGGCCGTCCGACGACTGATGCTCACCGGCACCCCGTTCCGCTCCGACGACAACCCGATCCCCTTCGTCACCTACGAACGCGGCAACGACGGGCTGCAGCGCTCCCGCGCCGACTCCGTCTACGGGTACGCCGACGCGCTGCGCGACGGGGTCGTCCGGCCGGTGCTGTTCCTGGCGTACTCCGGGGAGACCCGGTGGCGGACGAACGCCGGGGACGAGCTGGCCGCCCGGTTGGGCGAGCCGATGACCCAGGACCTCATCGCCCAGGCGTGGCGGACCGCGCTCGACCCGGCCGGCGACTGGATGCCGCAGGTGCTGCGCGCCGCCGACGCCCGGCTGCGGATCCTGCGGGAGGCCGGGATGGCCGACGCGGCCGGCCTGGTGATCGCCAGCGACCAGCAGGCCGCGCGCGCCTACGGCCGGCTGATCGAGCGGTTGACCGGGGAGCGGGCCGTGGTGGTGCTCTCCGACGACGCCGGCGCCTCGGCCCGGATCGCCGCCTTCGCCGAGTCGGACCAGCGGTGGATGGTGGCGGTGCGGATGGTCTCGGAGGGGGTGGACATCCCCCGGCTCGCCGTCGGGGTCTACGCCACCAGCGCCTCCACCCCGCTCTACTTCGCCCAGGCGATCGGCCGGTTCGTCCGGGCCCGCCGGCCGGGGGAGACCGCCTCGGTCTTCCTGCCCAGCGTGCCCCACCTGCTCGGGCTGGCCAGCGAGATGGAGACCGAGCGCGACCACGTGCTCGGCCAGCCGAAGAATCCGGACGGCCTGGACGACGAGCTGCTGGACCGGGCGCAGCGGTCCGAGCAGGCCAGCGGGGAGCTGGAAAAGCGGTTCGAGGCCCTGTCGGCCACCGCCGAACTGGACCAGGTGATCTTCGACGGGGCGTCCTTCGGCACGGCGGCCCAGGCCGGCACGCCGGAGGAGGAGGAATATCTGGGCCTGCCTGGTCTGCTCACCGCCGACCAGGTGGCGGTGCTGCTCAACAAGCGGCAGGCCGAACAGTTGGCCGCCCAGCGGCGGCGGTCGGCCGGCGAACCGCCGGCCGTGCCGCGCCAGCCGGAGCCGCAGCCGATGAACGCCGCCCAGCGTCGGGTGGCGCTGCGTCGGCAGCTGAACGCCCTGGTCGCGGCGCATCACCACCGGACCAACCTGCCGCACGGAAAGATCCACGCGGAGCTCCGCCGGATCTGTGGTGGGCCGCCCAGCGCCCAGGCCACGATCGAGCAGCTGGAGGAGCGGATCGCGACGGTGCAGACGCTCTAG
- a CDS encoding RNA polymerase sigma factor — MTEPRHTGADVRSLTDTLIANAQSAGGQLTSAELARTVESAEVTPAQAKKILRALSEAGVTVVVDGSASTRRRVAAARSATPASRATTAKATKKAAAPKQQPGAEDPAPAPRKPAPRKATEATPVAAGSRAPAAKAAAAPAETGAKAPAKAGRGSKAAGGRAGGTGATKAAPDATKGQPGADAPADGEIDPEELAAEIEDVVVEEPVELAKAAEADAAGAATDNDFEWDDEESEALKQARRDAELTASADSVRAYLKQIGKVPLLNAEQEVELAKRIEAGLYAAERLRAAEEGEEKLVTQLARDLGWISRDGERAKNHLLEANLRLVVSLAKRYTGRGMAFLDLIQEGNLGLIRAVEKFDYTKGYKFSTYATWWIRQAITRAMADQARTIRIPVHMVEVINKLGRIQRELLQDLGREPTPEELAKEMDITPEKVLEIQQYAREPISLDQTIGDEGDSQLGDFIEDSEAVVAVDAVSFSLLQDQLQQVLQTLSEREAGVVRLRFGLTDGQPRTLDEIGQVYGVTRERIRQIESKTMSKLRHPSRSQVLRDYLD, encoded by the coding sequence GTGACAGAACCCCGCCACACCGGCGCCGACGTTCGCTCGCTCACCGACACCCTGATCGCCAACGCGCAGAGCGCCGGCGGCCAGTTGACCTCGGCCGAGCTCGCGCGGACCGTCGAGTCCGCTGAGGTGACTCCGGCCCAGGCCAAGAAGATCCTGCGTGCGCTCTCCGAGGCGGGCGTGACCGTGGTTGTCGACGGCTCGGCGAGCACCCGCCGCCGGGTCGCCGCCGCCCGGTCGGCGACCCCCGCCTCCCGGGCGACCACCGCCAAGGCGACCAAGAAGGCGGCTGCCCCGAAGCAGCAGCCCGGTGCCGAGGATCCGGCGCCCGCCCCGCGCAAGCCCGCACCCCGCAAGGCCACCGAGGCCACGCCGGTCGCCGCCGGCTCGCGGGCCCCGGCGGCGAAGGCCGCCGCCGCGCCCGCTGAGACGGGCGCTAAGGCACCGGCGAAGGCCGGTCGGGGGTCCAAGGCCGCCGGCGGTCGCGCCGGCGGCACCGGCGCCACCAAGGCCGCTCCGGACGCGACCAAGGGTCAGCCCGGCGCGGACGCCCCGGCCGACGGCGAGATCGATCCGGAGGAGCTCGCCGCCGAGATCGAGGACGTCGTGGTCGAGGAGCCGGTCGAGCTGGCCAAGGCCGCCGAGGCGGACGCCGCCGGCGCGGCCACCGACAACGACTTCGAGTGGGACGACGAGGAGTCCGAGGCGCTCAAGCAGGCCCGCCGGGACGCCGAGCTGACCGCCTCCGCCGACTCGGTCCGGGCCTACCTCAAGCAGATCGGCAAGGTGCCACTGCTCAACGCCGAGCAGGAGGTGGAGCTGGCCAAGCGGATCGAGGCCGGACTCTACGCGGCGGAGCGGCTGCGGGCCGCCGAGGAGGGCGAGGAGAAGCTCGTCACCCAGTTGGCCCGGGACCTGGGCTGGATCTCCCGGGACGGGGAGCGGGCCAAGAACCACCTGCTGGAGGCGAACCTGCGGCTGGTGGTCTCGCTGGCCAAGCGGTACACCGGCCGCGGCATGGCGTTCCTCGACCTGATCCAGGAGGGCAACCTCGGCCTGATCCGCGCGGTCGAGAAGTTCGACTACACCAAGGGCTACAAGTTCTCCACCTACGCCACCTGGTGGATCCGGCAGGCCATCACCCGCGCCATGGCCGACCAGGCCCGCACCATCCGCATCCCGGTCCACATGGTCGAGGTCATCAACAAGCTCGGCCGGATCCAACGCGAGCTGCTCCAGGACCTGGGTCGCGAGCCCACCCCCGAGGAGCTCGCGAAGGAGATGGATATCACACCGGAGAAGGTGCTGGAGATCCAGCAGTACGCCCGGGAACCGATCTCGCTGGACCAGACCATCGGCGACGAGGGCGACAGCCAGCTCGGCGACTTCATCGAGGACTCCGAGGCCGTGGTGGCCGTCGACGCGGTCTCCTTCTCGCTGCTACAGGACCAGCTCCAGCAGGTTCTGCAGACCCTCTCCGAGCGGGAGGCGGGCGTGGTCCGGCTGCGGTTCGGCCTCACCGACGGGCAGCCCCGGACGCTGGACGAGATCGGCCAGGTCTACGGCGTCACCCGGGAGCGGATCCGGCAGATCGAGTCGAAGACCATGTCCAAGCTCCGGCATCCCTCCCGGTCGCAGGTGCTGCGGGACTACCTCGACTGA
- a CDS encoding inositol monophosphatase family protein yields MGVRTPAPDELLRIAVEVARDAATTARRMRADGVSGVATKSTATDVVTAADRAVERQAVAALRERRPDDRILGEEYGAAEGAGSGAGGVRWILDPIDGTVNYLYGIPQYAVSLAAEVDGVVVAGVVRNAATGDEWTATLGGGAWRDGRRITGSVEVDLGQALVATGFGYDAARRIHQAGVLAGLISQVRDVRRFGAAALDLCLAAEGTVDAYFEKGLNHWDHAAGGLVAAEAGLRVAGLAGAPPSPMMVVAAPPALFGPLHDRLVRLDAAGGP; encoded by the coding sequence ATGGGGGTCAGGACACCTGCTCCGGACGAACTGCTCCGGATCGCGGTGGAGGTGGCACGGGACGCCGCGACGACGGCCCGGCGGATGCGGGCGGACGGCGTCTCAGGGGTGGCCACCAAGAGCACCGCCACCGACGTGGTGACCGCCGCCGACCGGGCGGTCGAGCGCCAGGCGGTCGCCGCCCTGCGCGAGCGGCGACCCGACGACCGGATCCTGGGCGAGGAGTACGGCGCCGCCGAGGGCGCCGGGTCGGGCGCCGGCGGGGTGCGCTGGATCCTGGACCCGATCGACGGCACCGTCAACTACCTCTACGGCATCCCGCAGTACGCCGTCTCGCTGGCCGCCGAGGTCGACGGGGTGGTGGTGGCCGGGGTGGTCCGCAACGCGGCCACCGGCGACGAGTGGACGGCCACTCTGGGTGGCGGGGCCTGGCGCGACGGCCGGCGGATCACCGGATCCGTCGAAGTGGACCTGGGCCAGGCCCTGGTGGCCACCGGCTTCGGGTACGACGCCGCCCGGCGGATCCACCAGGCCGGCGTGCTGGCCGGGTTGATCTCGCAGGTCCGCGACGTCCGCCGGTTCGGCGCGGCCGCGCTCGACCTCTGCCTCGCCGCCGAGGGCACGGTCGACGCCTACTTCGAGAAGGGTCTCAACCACTGGGACCACGCGGCGGGGGGACTGGTCGCCGCCGAGGCCGGCCTGCGGGTCGCCGGGCTCGCCGGCGCGCCACCGAGCCCCATGATGGTGGTGGCCGCGCCGCCCGCCCTGTTCGGGCCGCTGCACGACCGGCTGGTCCGCCTTGACGCCGCCGGCGGTCCGTGA
- a CDS encoding LytR C-terminal domain-containing protein: MRALAVIGVLVMFALVFIGVAIVRDSQADGDLTVGCPEGYQRADITLHEPKDVKIRVFNATETQGLANTVAQDFENRKFQVVEKGNSKKGVDGVAVLRYGPKAVGSWHLLRAYFLDEADPEYDPNREDDVVDVLIGNSFRQLATTTEVNQALVELGGKPELPPQTCAEDPQS, from the coding sequence GTGCGGGCCCTCGCCGTGATCGGGGTGCTGGTGATGTTCGCCCTGGTCTTCATCGGCGTGGCCATCGTCCGGGACAGCCAGGCCGACGGTGACCTCACCGTCGGGTGCCCCGAGGGCTACCAGCGGGCCGACATCACCCTGCACGAGCCCAAGGACGTCAAGATCCGGGTCTTCAACGCGACCGAGACCCAGGGGCTGGCCAACACCGTCGCCCAGGACTTCGAGAACCGGAAGTTCCAGGTCGTCGAGAAGGGCAACAGCAAGAAGGGCGTGGACGGAGTCGCGGTGCTGCGGTACGGCCCGAAGGCGGTCGGTTCCTGGCACCTGCTGCGGGCCTACTTCCTGGATGAGGCCGATCCCGAGTACGACCCGAACCGCGAGGACGACGTCGTCGACGTGTTGATCGGCAACAGCTTCCGGCAGTTGGCCACCACGACCGAGGTCAACCAGGCCCTGGTGGAGCTGGGCGGGAAGCCGGAGCTGCCGCCGCAGACCTGCGCCGAGGACCCGCAGAGCTGA
- a CDS encoding DUF4193 domain-containing protein, which produces MATDYDAPRRDEVDLGEDSLEELKARRVDSQSGAVDVDEAEVAESFELPGADLADEELTVKVLPMQSDEFRCARCFLVHHRSQLAVERGGDLICRECA; this is translated from the coding sequence ATGGCCACCGACTACGACGCCCCGCGTCGCGACGAGGTCGACCTCGGCGAGGACAGCCTGGAAGAGCTCAAGGCCCGGCGGGTCGACTCACAGTCGGGTGCCGTGGACGTGGACGAGGCCGAGGTCGCCGAGAGTTTCGAGTTGCCCGGTGCCGATCTGGCCGACGAGGAGCTCACCGTCAAGGTGCTGCCGATGCAGTCGGACGAGTTCCGCTGCGCCCGCTGTTTCCTGGTGCACCACCGCAGCCAGCTCGCGGTGGAGCGCGGCGGAGACCTGATCTGCCGCGAGTGCGCCTGA